gagacacagacagacagacagacagacagacagacattcacagacagacagagacagacagacagagacagacagacagacagacagacagacagacagacagagacacagacagacagcagatgtTCTGAGCCTGCTGTgatgaaaagcagctgaaagctgattggctgtgagTCTCTGTCAGTCTTCTTGTGTCTCTCTGAATAGAgactcattttctcatttttctcctcttttattGCGCCTCGTTTCTGATTGGCCGGCTGCCATTCGCCCAACACTCGACCGCCGCCCGGCTGCCAGAACAGCCGGCGGCTCCTCCAGGACAGGAGACAATGTCCTCCCATTAAAAGGCGTAATCAGGGAGGACTGGCTCAGGCTGGATCAGGATCTGCTGagtccagcagctgctcagaccttttcaaagcagagacattcacacacaaacacggtcAAAGCAGGAGACGCtgccaaaaaaaacccctccgAGGTCTTTTCATCACGCCTGACGTCCTGCTGGCGCCCCCTACAGCACGGGGCCCCAACTACACCCACAGGCCTGCGCGGACCTTCAGGTGACCACATCATTGGTTCATGTCTTCACTTTGATGGACATCAGTGTTTTTGAGCAGCTGAGGACAGATGAGTGAAGGACTCGTCTACCGTCCCCCCAGGACGGACGtctgctcagctgctcctccGTCTTCCTCAGGGGATGAAGGTGAGGGTGGATCATTGTTTCTGTAACAGCTGCTGGTAGAAATGTGGAGATGGTGACTCTGATCATCGGGTGCTCGAGGACTGAGAGGCTTCGTCTTCAGAGGACGGACGAGGCGAGTCCCAGTGAGAGActgtgctgccctctgctggaggcTGGAGGCGGTGCAGACCGGCTGCTCTCAGGTTCGCTCAGGGATTTCTTACCTGTAATCAGATTTTcattgaactgttcctttaagaaaAGAGTCAAACAGGAAAAGGTAAAACATCTGCAGGAGAAATGAGGGGAGAACAAGTCTGAACGCTTTCTTAAACTGTTCAGAAAATCTCTTCAACAAACTGACGTGAATCTTTCAGGCAAACTCAGGATACTCAGAAATTCTACATTAATCTCTTTAAAGATGCATTTTAAGAGATAAACAAGATAAAATTATGCTGTTTTAAACTCTGATACTGATAAAGTCTCTGGgtcagaagaaaagagaaattcTGAATGATTATTTGTTAATATTCTAAATTGTTGGTGAGAGTTTAATCCTCATTAAAGTTActctgatgaagatgaacattAATAATGATGTAAAGACGCAGCCTGGTGATTGGCTAATGACGCCACAAATATCAAACCCTCTGTCCAATCAAGCGTCACCTTTAAATCTTTGGTTTGATTTCTGTGTAAAATCTAAAACATGATCAAAGATCTCTCCTCACATGTCAGCAGATAAACGTGTCTGAGCTGCGACGTACAGCTGAGGTGTCACGtggacaggtgtgtcaggttgCACCTGTTCTCACCTGTCCGGCtgctccccctctgtctctctgtctctgtggatgtTGGGATGGGCAGCGGAGCGTCCATCAGCGAAGGATCCCGGCCGGAGAGGCTGGAGAGGCCGGAGGCTGCGGAGGATGAGCCTGGACGCCACCGCGCGTCCACACCTGCAGGACGGAGCGACGCCACCCTGCAGGTGAACATCTGTCAGTGAGAGCGCGGCAGCATCAGGCTGAACTTGATGCTTCCGTATAAGTCAATACTTTTACTCAGGTAAAAGTACTGCATGATGCCTCAGTGTAactcagtacttttactcaggtgcagttttgtctgtctgtatgttgtacttgtacatgtTTGACAGTGTTTGATAGTTAATACACAACGTGAATCAGGTAATAATGACGACATGTTACTGGATCTGTTTTCCAGCTGCAAcgttaaagtgatgaacacatgaatgcaacaGTGATCATAATCCAGACTGAACcatgtttttactgcagtgaagTTCTTCAGGTGTGTCTTTTACCTGCACActctgaaatgtttctgctgcttttcaggCCGATGAAGACGCAGCGAAGCCTGAAAGTTCCACTGTGGACATTCAGTCTTTAAAGAGTGAAGACAGAGACGTACAgacgaaggaggaggaggaggaggaggaggaggaggaggaagctccAGTTACTGtgagcagctttttaaaatattcactCAGACATCAATAATGGATCAGTCATGTTATTACATGACTGATCGTATTTCAGCCATCATGTGAGTGCATCATCAATATTAATGTTCGTGTGTTACGTCTTGATAATCCACCTGAAACCATCCTCTTCAGCATCAGTTCTGTTTGATCCCAAACACAGAGTTTAGTGTCGGGATCCaccaaaataaatataaacacgaatataaacacaaacataaaaacaaacataaacacaaacataaacacaaacataaacacgaatataaacataaacataaaaacaaacataaaaacaaatataaaaacaaacataaacacaaacataaacacaaatataaacacGAATATAGATTAAACATGAAGTTcagacttttttatttttttatttcattttgggAAACAGCTTTCTGAAAAGATAGAAAAGATAAAACCTGATAAATGAGCTCAGTCGGTGAAAGATGGAGCCGTAATCTGTGCATCATGTCTTCACGTGCTCACGTCTTAACATTTTCACGTCTTTACGTCCTCGCGTCTTCAcatcttcatgtcttcatgtccttGCGTCTTCACGTCTGGATCTTGTCTCGCTGATCTGTTCGTTCTCACTCTGCTGTTGTCAGGAAGCTGCGACTGAAGGTGGAGAAGTTTCTCTGGACTTTGAGAGTTTCCTCCACGACAACGGGATGCTCTACAGCTGCTTCagtcaccatggaaacagagTTTATGTGGACGAGTCTCAGGTAGGAACTCTTCATCAGAAATGAAACACCTGTGAAATCTGCTCACCAGGTGTCACAGCGCTCACACACTCATCGTCAGATTTCCACCTGCGCTCACCTGACTGACTTCAGTCAGTGTGGAAGCACCTCCAGGGACGCTCTTTAACTGCAGTTTGATCCGCTCCACctgtcacacacctgagaggaaCGACAGCTGTTTTACCATCTCTGAGgttcttttcctctttggtGGTTTCTGCACGATGTCTGCTTCATTTGTCATGTTTGACTTCTCTGATTTCACCAGAAGCTGCAGCCGTTCCCAAAGGACTGGTACAGTCAGGGACGCTTCGTCAATGCCAGCAGCGAGGTCCGTCTTTATGGACACTTTCactgcaaatgaactgaatctttGACCACAGACCGCGCATCCCGCCGTCGTGCTCTGACAAACTGTGACGGGTATTTGTTGCTCAGGGCTCCGGTCAGCTGCAGACTCCGGCCAGCAGCCAGCCGGCGGTCAGGGAGGACGATCGCACCGGCAGCATCTACATCCAAGGCAGAGGGACCGCCATGACCTACATGTTTGAGGTGAGACAGGAGCTGGTGACCCACAGCCGCCATGAAGAGCTGCTGGTTCTCATCATGCCTGATGTTTTCCAGGAGCGGGTGAACATCTGCAGGTTCTGGGATCCTCATTCGggcgtctggctgctgctgccgctgcagTGGGAGATGGATGTCGAGTTCGTCAAAGCTCGAGTCCAACGAGTCATGGTGAGGAAGActctgatgctgctctgtgtgtccttccttttcttcttgctCAGGTCCATATAATAACTGATACTGGGGTGATGTACTGTTTTTCACTGGTTTCCAGTtcacctgtctgacaggaagctgctaacGTGGCCTTAAGGTAGACAGTTTGTACTGGCCAGCACCCAGGGCCCGTAAAACTGATGGTGTactgtgtgtttggttttgggTTCCAGGCCGCGCTGCCAGGTCTGGTGGACCAGAAGGAGATCACTGCAGCTCTCAGACAGTGTAACTACGACCCCGAAGAGGTCATCTCCGTCTACCTCACCATGTTCGGAGAAATCCTCCTGCAGGCCTCTCCGAGCGGAGATCACAACTACACCGACCTCAACTCCTTCAGGTCTGCGACCGACGCAGGAGTACCATTAAAACGCTTAATATGcttaatgtcagcatgctatcattagcatgctaacatatgcaGGATGTCTGCTGAATCTTCTTTTAGGTTAAACAACAGATGAAGCTTACCAGAACTCTCTGGCTCCATCTTACGCTGCAGGCACGAAACATCAatgagccaaacacacacactgtttaaagTGTGACTAAAAGTGTGTttagagctgcagagctgcagtttaCAGGAGCAGTTGATGTTTGCAATGTCAGTCAAAGTTATGAGTCACCTTAAACTGACGTCTCCTTTCTCAATCCCACCTACAAAGCCCTGATTGCATGAGTTGTTTGGCTCAGCAGCATCACTACTTCAATCTGGAACCAGGTTTCACCTTACGGTTAGTCATTGTGGTTGTTAATCCTGTACTCTTGGTCCTCAGTGGGTCCACGTTATTAAACAGCACCTCTCACCCATCATGTCTGTCTTAAAGCAGCGTCTATGCTTAAAGTAGGAGTTTCTCCATTGACCTCATCAACTGACATCTGACTTTAACCCAGCAGAGCCCTCCTGGAGCGGGACAGGGTCATCGAGGATCTGAGGCAGAACCTCCAGACCAAAGAGAAGGAGGTGGACAATCTCTTCCAGAGGAACAGCTACCTGGCAAGAGAAGTACGCTACCTAAGCGAAGTCGTCCAGCACCTGAACCAGAAGTTGGCCGAGCTCGAGGCTGACCAGCAGGAGGCACGGGAGAAGATCCGATCCCTCCTGAACCGCCGGGCTCCTGCTGTCCCGCCTGTGAAAACCATCACCAAGCCGGCTGTGGAACCTGACCAACTCTGCCAGGTGAGCCGTCTGACCCGCGAGCTGAACGTCTCCAACAAGCAGCTTCGATCTACGGTCCACCAGGCGATGACTGACATGAAGAaccagctggagcagctgaaggGTGCAGTGGGGAAGCTGACCCTGGTGGAGCAGGAGGCagctgaggaggtggaggagctgcgTTCCCTCTATAggaaggaggtggtggagaggaagagtctgtacaacaagctgctggagctgcagggaaACATCCGGGTGTTCTGCCGCTGCAGGAAGACCAGGACCTCCAGCTCCTGTGTGGAGAAAACCGATGACCAGGAGCTGGTGGTCGTCCAGAGGGGAGGCCGGAAGAAGTTCCAGTTTGATAAGGTCTTCCCTCAGAGCAGCACACAGGTGAACCCCCTGGTGTGTCAGGACGAACTCCAGGCTGAACTCTGCATCTGTGTTCTTTAAAAGATGtcagaagaaatgaagaagatTCATAGATTACAGCAGAACACAGTTCAGTCTGTCTTCATTTGCTATGTGATAGATGATATGATAAATTATCATTTTTGATATTCAATGATGTTTAGTTCTAATAAAACATTTAAGAGGAAATCTGAATGACCACAAAATCAGCCTGTCCGCTCTTCTTCATCTCATCAAGCAGCAGCTTCTTTTCTTTGAACTGATCTCCATCCAATGCATGCTTCATCTCTGCCTGTCCTTCCTGCCTGCAGGAGGACGTGTTTGCAGGGACTCTGCCAGTGATAACTTCCTGTGTGGACGGATACAACGTCTGTATTCTGGCCTACGGACAGACCGGCTCAGGAAAGACCTACACCATGATGGGCAGCAAGGACGACCCTGGAGTCAACATCAGGTCAggagctgttttcaggtttgAGCCTGAGCTGCAGACGTGGTCACAGGTGATGTAAGACTTCAAAATGTACAGTGATGCTTTGCTGTGGGGTGGTTCTCAGGCCGTCCTGATGGATCCGGTCTTCACGTGTAAACCTGAACCTGATTTGTGGATGCAGCTCGCATTCAGTGGTGGCAGTTTTTAGTTCAGTGGTCCTCAGATGGTACAAACATCTTCACCGTGGTTCTCTGTCagatggatgctgctgctgatgtgtctgATAAAGTGACTCCAGGGTCTCCACAGTGTTTAGTACTGAGAAGGTCCACCTCCCCTGAGACAGAGACCAGCTCAGTTTGGTTTCCCTCAGAATCAAAGATCTTGTTTCTGGAGACGCCGTTCAGCACTGATCAGGACGTCCAGACTTATTTCTTCAGCCACTCAGAGAACAACAGATGTTTTTGATGGCACTGTCGCTCATATCGACCAGCTGAATGTTAACGGTCCGTCTGTCACTTCCCAGCTGGACTTCTGGGAAATatagaaaatgtctttttagaCGTTTGTCACAGAGGACATGTTCACCTTCCTAACATGTCTAACTGACCTCAGGTTAAAGCGGTGCCTAAACGAAACTGAGCCTTTACAGATGTCAAAACATCTGCTGTGAAACGAGCCACAAACGGGAAGTCAGCCGATACCGCTGGGAGGTAAGCGTCAGTCTGAAGCTTTGATCCACCAAACAGTTTGTTGTCCCTCAGCTGGGAcaatcagctgctgtcaggGGCCAAACGAGACTAATTGCGTCTCATTATGTGAAGTGTCACCTGACAAGACTTCATCAATATGTGATGAGATGAAGCAGCGGGTGGAGTCGGTTTACATGGAGGTTGAGTTTCTGCTGGACGATCACTGACTGTTTGTCTCCACAGGTCTGTACGAGAGCTTCTACGAATCTGTGCGGAGAAAGAGAAGGTCAGCTTCACGCTGAAGGTGTGAGCGCTCGTCTCTCCACAGCTGATTCACATAAACGTCTCTCATATCTCACACTTCATCTCAGCTGTTTGACTTATAGGAGCGACTGCATGTTTCTTTACACTTCCAATGAAAAATGTTGCCATCCGTCAGACCTGATTCACCAACGAATGATCTTCTGTTCATCCTCAGATTTCAATGTTGGAGATTTATAATGAGAGTTTGAATGACCTTCTGACCAAAAACGCTGCCACTGCTCTGGACATCCGAGTCCAGGGGAAGTCAGTATCTGTCCCAGGTCTGAACCGGATCCAGGTCCAGACCGAGGCTGACATCCTGAACGTCATGGAGATGGgtgaaaagaacagaaagatCGCGTCGACCAAGATGAACACGCAGAGGTGCTGCTCCAATGCCAACGTAGGAAGAAATGCTACAGATGAAACTGACAATGAATgaatcttcttcctcctcagctctcgGTCTCACCTGGTGGTGGCGCTGGAGGTGGAGGGCTCAGATGAAGTGTCTGGACTGACATCCCGCGGGACGCTTACCTTGTGTGACCTCGCTGGGTCTGAACGAATCTCCAGGACCGAAGCTGAAGGTCAGAGGCTGGTGGAGGCGGCCGCCATCAATAAATCCCTGACAGCACTGGGACAGGTATGGACACCCAGGACTCACCTGCTTTGGTTCCAGGCCCCCCTTAAACCACCAATCAATGGATCAGAATTATGAAGGTAGTCCTGAAGCAGCTGAGCCTTTCGTTAAACCCCtccctcaaacagcagctgtccaatcatagcttagcaaccGTAATCAGACGCTGCAGGTGTTCAGTCTTTCTCCacaaagtgtgtttatgtgctaaGCTTAGCATGTGCAGCTAACTCGCTCACTAGCTTTGGAGGCCCAGAAGCATCTCTGGAAAACTACGTCATTTTATGGCGGTGCAGGTTAGCGTGAACAAGAAAAGCCGTCTGAGCCCTCCACCtccagcgccaccagcaggtgaagtttaggctaacattagcatctCTGACCTGCTCAAGCTTGCAAACGCAGCCAGCTCAGTGTTAGCTTAATGAGCTAACTACACGCTTAACTCGTTTGTTTGTCTGAAGTCACTGACACGTTGTCATCTGTTCAGGTCAAGAATATTAATAAGAAGACTTTGATTCTTCTTGAATGAGTGTTCagtcaggtcaaaggtcaacagcCAAAGGTTTTCTCTCCTTCAGGTGTTCAGCGCTCTGAAGTGCAACGCCCTCCACGTCCCGTTCAGGAACTCTAAGCTCACCCACCTGCTGCAGCCCTGCCTCAGCGGAGACGCAAAGGTAAGCGCTGCCTTTAACGCCGACAGGTGAGGCTTCTTCACCACGGAGGAACCCTCAGCATCCACCTGGAACTCCTCCAGGGGCAGGAGGtgtcaatcatcaatcaatttAATGTTCCAATGATGAATGTAGAGTTCTACactacagcagcacacacgcactcacacacgcactcacacactgaatgtTAATGTCGAGCTAACAAACTCAGCTGACTGTAAAAGTATTCAGCACTCGATGGCCGAGCGGTCAACGTGTCCATTCTGTGCAACATAAAGTGGACGTGGCCGTCACACTGAGGAATCACCATCACAGAGCTCTCAATGTGTCTTTGCCTGAAGGCTGACGGTCTGCAGGTCACACGCTGTCTCTGACTGTCCTCTGGTTTGTCTGCAGTGCTGCGTCTTCGTCAACGTGAGTCCAGACATTGAGGACGTGGTGGAGACACTCAGCACGCTGCAGTTTGGTTCCTCCATTCGGCAGGTTTCCCTCGGAAAGGCAACGCAGAACATCGTACCAGCTAAAAACAACAAGGCCGTCAAGTAGCCGAAGCACCTTCAGTGATCAGAAAGAGCTGGAAGACGCTTTCTGCCTCCGGATGGTCCAGCCGGAGTCTCACAGCTTCAGTTCCTTGAACAGGGTCAGAGGttctgtgcttctgtgtttcATCATGAGTTTATTCAGAACAGTTGTACTCTCAGTAATAAAGGGAACATTCAAGAAAAGGTGTGTATGTATCTTTATTTCTGAGCGTGAATGAGGCTGAGCTGCACCTGGACAGGTGTCTCATGGCTTTAACAGTccctcatttgttttgcagaggACGGTTTAAGTGCTGCAGTCTTCAGAGATGTCTGAACCGTCCAAACGTCCCGTTCGTcttagctgctgcagcctctgctcttcagcagctggttGAGGACGCTGCTCTGCTTCAGCGCTCTGAGCTCGGAGACGTCCTCCGCGATAACCGGGACGTCCTCGACATGACTCGTCTCGCCGTTTTCGCCTTCGTCGCTGTCTGACAGCGTGCACAGGAGGGCGTCGTTCTCGTACGTGGGGAAGTAATACCTGAGGAGGGTAAACATGACAGAAATGTTGACGAGCAGGACGACACGTGATGAAGGACAGTTGTTAAAACCAGTTCGCGTCTTCATGTCTGACACGCTGAGGACGTCTGGAGACAACAGAGAAGATCTGAGTCAAACCAATATTTCACATTCATGGACTTCATTACTCCTGTTTCTACTGCACCATAATCaactacagttcccataatgcttAGCGGGATGCAAGCAGGAAGTATAtggacatgacatgacatgacatgatcaCTCAgttcctgtttgttctgttaCCACGGAAACCATCAAAGCAAGGGACTCACTGCGGCTGGTTCCAGGTGGATGCGTCCGGCAGCGTCATCACGTGACCTTCAGCCACCAGGTGACGCAGGACGTCGTCTCTGCATTCAAACGTCTCCTGGCAGCCGTAGCAGCGGCTCTGGTGGATCTGCCGCCGGATGAAGTTCACCAGTTTCACCTGCTGGTAGAACCTGAGATCTGCAGGGGGACGGGGGGACGGGGGGGACACAGAGGGCAGGGGGGACAGGGGGAGGGGTTGAAGAGTTGAAAGATGAGTTAATCTCAGCAGATTTTCTAACTGCAGCGATGTGATGAACTTTTCTCAGCTGACATCCGTCCTCAGTAAACTGCTTCCTTTAGTGACGACGATGATGacaacgatgatgatgatgatgatgatgatgacgatgatgacgatgatgttAATCTGCTACTGTCTGGTTTCACTTACTGAGTTCTGTCCTCAGCTGATGGAGATCAAAGCCGTGTGTTtcctgaaaaaaacagcagaagagcTCAAATGACTCGTCAGGAAAGCCTTCATGGGGGGGGGCTCGGCTCGACGCCGTCGGTCTGACCCCACCCTGCAGGTCCCTGGATTCCAGCTAAACCTGGTTCAGAcgtcagagatcagctgagaACAAATCCTGAGGAGTTCAGCCCTCGTGATCAATAATAAGCCGTAAACTCTGACTGAGGATCAGCGACCGTTCACAAATATCAGGCTCATGTTTTCACAGTTGTTCTAACAGCTGATCTCAGATCTGTGCAGGACAGCTGAACCCAGCTGGCCGTCTGTGGACGTACCTTCATGTGTGAGTAGATCTGCTCCATCGTCTCCGACTGATGGTcgcagaacaaacacacagcagagaccgGATGAGCCCACCAGTCCGACCAATCACTGTGCACGATACAGAGAGCGAGGTCAGAACTGGGTCAGTGGGtctgatgacctctgacctctgcttcctgctgctggtacttactcatcttcatcatctgccaGCTCACGGTCATCCTCGCTCTGCACTTCCTCCCACGTCTTCCCCAGTtcctgaggacagagacacagtgagacgATTCGTCTCTCAGATTCACAGGACACGATTGATGGTAAGGACTGGGTGTCCATGTCTTACCAGGTAGTTGATGACGTAGAAGCGGTCATATTCGCGGTTGCTGGCGTTGATGCGGCGGTGAGCTTTCTTCCTCATGTGATCCTTCAGCGTGGTTTTGTCTCTGAAGGTCTTCTCGCAGTACAGACACTGGAGACTGACGAGAGGACGTGAAGTCCTGTTATCTGTCTGCATTTTCAACCCTCACCGCGGCTCTTTAAAGACACCTGCTCAGTTAACATAACCATAGACATAACCTTTCAGAGCTGTTCTCTCATTGGACGGTTAGCTGGGACCTTTGTCCACCTGGTCGtcataaagacagagacaaactgtgGTCTTACTTGTCTAGTTTGTCCTGCAGAGTGTCCAGAAACTGTTTGCAGTAGACGATGTTGTCTGGCAGTCCGATGCTGAAGGAGTGCTCTCTGGCCATGTGGTTGAGCAGCGACGACCTGCAGACACGACGAAGAGACACCGAAATAAACCAATCGGCTACAGACCTGAAAGACTGATGTCCCCAGTCTGAGCCAAAAGACCCAGAGGACGCACGGCCGGTCTGGTCTTTTTATGATACGCACAGATTAGAACTAAAACCTTTCACGTTTACCTGGGACGACGTGTTTATCCATTTCAGTGGGAATAGCACACGTGTCCTCTCTAACTCGTTAACTTTGATGAAAGTCCTCGTTCGTTTTCACTGAAAACGTGAAAAATGAGCTCGTCCGCAGCTTCGACAGCGTTCGGCTCTGACACGTTTTCACTTCCTGATGGACTTTCAAACTTCCGGGAAGTTTCCCAGCAGCTGAGGGGGGGCGCTGGGCTCCTGTACCTGTTTCCTGTGAACTCCTCGCTGCAGAACATGCACAGACGGTGGAAGCTGCTGTCGTCTCGctccaactgctgctgctccagcacctcctcctgtGGACCACCAACACTGTCACAGagacaccacagaagaagaagaacaacactGCCACCTCCTGCTGTGGCCGGGACACAGCCAGAGAGACGGACAGTCTGTGATTTTACTGGAGGGAGAATCGTATCGATTAAAGACCTCAAAGACAGAAAGGACGAAGGAAAGGACGAATAAAAGGATGAAGGAAAGGACGAATGAAAGGACGAATAAAAGGATGAAGGAAAGAATGAAGGAAAGGACGAAAAAAAGGATGTAGGAAAGGACGAATGAAATGACAAAGGAAAGGACGAATAAAAGGATGAAGGAAAGAACGAAGGAAAGGACGAAGGACAGGACGGGTCAGCTGACTGATCTGTGCTCGTTTGACTCATGTCTTCAGTGAAGACAGAGCTTCGTGgtgtcagctgctgctcaccAGTCGCTTCTGCTGGAGTCTCTCTCGGAGGATTCTGTCCTCTGGAAGGACGTCGCACAGCAGGAAGTAgtcctcctgtttctctgtgagAGCAAGAGGACGAGatttaactttacaaatacgtATTTTTCAACCAGTCCTGCATATTCAACGCACGCTGACACAAAGCTCACACTGAAGTGTGACTGATAATCTAATCATCCAGCGTTTCCACGAAGCAGCTCTGACAGAGTTAAGACATTTCTGGTCTCGTCCGCAGCGTGGACgtctgtctgcgtctgtctgcgtctgtctgcgTCTGTCGGCCTGTCGGTGAACTCACCCAGTGGGCCGGTGGAGTTTGTCTTGATCACACTGCAGAAATCTGAGACCGGCTGCTCCAAGAATCTGCCCCTCCAGTACAACATGTACCTGACGGACGACAGGAAACGCATCATCACaggagcatcatcatcaccacaggagcagcatcatcatcaccatcatcatcatcatcatcatcttcatcacaggagctcatcatcatcatcatcatcattatcatcatcaccaccacaggagctcatcatcatcaccatcatcatcatcatcatcttcatcaccatcatcttcatcacaggAGGGTTAGGGTCACTGAGTTTAACCAGTGAATGTCAGAGAAATGAAGACCACAGTGATGCACTGACGTCTGTCCTCCTTCATGTCTCATCAGCTCTGCTTCTTACTTTGGGAGGTCCGCGATGAGCCTGACGTCCCCGATGACCAGCTTGTGGTCCAGCAGCAGGTGTTTGAGGAGGACGTCTTTCTGCCGCAGAGGGACGGACTCGGGACAGAACAGGCACACCAGCAGCTCTACGCTGGGACCCTGCAGACTGGGAGCACTGGTGCTGGAGGCTGGCTGCTCTGGAAAGCACAGCGGCTCCAGTATGCTGTCCTGGCCTGAAAGAGGGACATGGCTCAGGTGGACCaacatttctgctgcacagCGTTTCACTGTGGGGATGCTTCTGTCTCTCACTATGTCCACTGTTAACACTGGGTGATCGACCTGACTCCGGTTTATCTTCAGGTGATAGacctgactctggtttaacttcAGGTAATAGACCTGACTCTGGTTTATCTTCAGGTGATAGacctgactctggtttaacttcAGGTAATAGACCTGACTCTGGTTTATCTTCAGGTGATAGacctgactctggtttaacttcCTGACTCCGGTTTAACTTCAGGTAATAGACCTGACTCTGGTTTATCTTCAGGTGATAGacctgactctggtttaacttcCTGGCTCTGGTTTAACTTCAGGTAATAGACCTGACTCTGGTTTATCTTCAGGTGATAGacctgactctggtttaacttcCTGACTCCGGTTTAACTTCAGGTAATAGACCTGACTCTGGTTTATCTTCAGGTGATAGacctgactctggtttaacttcCTGGCTCTGGTTTAACTTCAGGTAATAGACCTGACTCTGGTTTATCTTCAGGTGATAGacctgactctggtttaacttcCTGACTCTGGTTTATCTTCAGGTGATAGACCTGACTCCGGTTTATCTTCAGGTGATAGacctgactctggtt
This sequence is a window from Chaetodon trifascialis isolate fChaTrf1 chromosome 10, fChaTrf1.hap1, whole genome shotgun sequence. Protein-coding genes within it:
- the znf277 gene encoding zinc finger protein 277 isoform X1, producing the protein MVAKMAACTGSKDGQDSILEPLCFPEQPASSTSAPSLQGPSVELLVCLFCPESVPLRQKDVLLKHLLLDHKLVIGDVRLIADLPKYMLYWRGRFLEQPVSDFCSVIKTNSTGPLEKQEDYFLLCDVLPEDRILRERLQQKRLEEVLEQQQLERDDSSFHRLCMFCSEEFTGNRSSLLNHMAREHSFSIGLPDNIVYCKQFLDTLQDKLDNLQCLYCEKTFRDKTTLKDHMRKKAHRRINASNREYDRFYVINYLELGKTWEEVQSEDDRELADDEDDDWSDWWAHPVSAVCLFCDHQSETMEQIYSHMKETHGFDLHQLRTELNLRFYQQVKLVNFIRRQIHQSRCYGCQETFECRDDVLRHLVAEGHVMTLPDASTWNQPQYYFPTYENDALLCTLSDSDEGENGETSHVEDVPVIAEDVSELRALKQSSVLNQLLKSRGCSS
- the LOC139338064 gene encoding uncharacterized protein; its protein translation is MGSGASISEGSRPERLERPEAAEDEPGRHRASTPAGRSDATLQADEDAAKPESSTVDIQSLKSEDRDVQTKEEEEEEEEEEEAPVTEAATEGGEVSLDFESFLHDNGMLYSCFSHHGNRVYVDESQKLQPFPKDWYSQGRFVNASSEGSGQLQTPASSQPAVREDDRTGSIYIQGRGTAMTYMFEVRQELVTHSRHEELLVLIMPDVFQERVNICRFWDPHSGVWLLLPLQWEMDVEFVKARVQRVMAALPGLVDQKEITAALRQCNYDPEEVISVYLTMFGEILLQASPSGDHNYTDLNSFRALLERDRVIEDLRQNLQTKEKEVDNLFQRNSYLAREVRYLSEVVQHLNQKLAELEADQQEAREKIRSLLNRRAPAVPPVKTITKPAVEPDQLCQVSRLTRELNVSNKQLRSTVHQAMTDMKNQLEQLKGAVGKLTLVEQEAAEEVEELRSLYRKEVVERKSLYNKLLELQGNIRVFCRCRKTRTSSSCVEKTDDQELVVVQRGGRKKFQFDKVFPQSSTQEDVFAGTLPVITSCVDGYNVCILAYGQTGSGKTYTMMGSKDDPGVNIRSVRELLRICAEKEKVSFTLKISMLEIYNESLNDLLTKNAATALDIRVQGKSVSVPGLNRIQVQTEADILNVMEMGEKNRKIASTKMNTQSSRSHLVVALEVEGSDEVSGLTSRGTLTLCDLAGSERISRTEAEGQRLVEAAAINKSLTALGQVFSALKCNALHVPFRNSKLTHLLQPCLSGDAKCCVFVNVSPDIEDVVETLSTLQFGSSIRQVSLGKATQNIVPAKNNKAVK
- the znf277 gene encoding zinc finger protein 277 isoform X2, which translates into the protein MDSILEPLCFPEQPASSTSAPSLQGPSVELLVCLFCPESVPLRQKDVLLKHLLLDHKLVIGDVRLIADLPKYMLYWRGRFLEQPVSDFCSVIKTNSTGPLEKQEDYFLLCDVLPEDRILRERLQQKRLEEVLEQQQLERDDSSFHRLCMFCSEEFTGNRSSLLNHMAREHSFSIGLPDNIVYCKQFLDTLQDKLDNLQCLYCEKTFRDKTTLKDHMRKKAHRRINASNREYDRFYVINYLELGKTWEEVQSEDDRELADDEDDDWSDWWAHPVSAVCLFCDHQSETMEQIYSHMKETHGFDLHQLRTELNLRFYQQVKLVNFIRRQIHQSRCYGCQETFECRDDVLRHLVAEGHVMTLPDASTWNQPQYYFPTYENDALLCTLSDSDEGENGETSHVEDVPVIAEDVSELRALKQSSVLNQLLKSRGCSS